The Chitinophagales bacterium genome contains the following window.
ATTCTTTCACCACTTTTCCCTTTTGCACAACATCTCCACTTTCATCCAAAATATTTACCAGGTACATTCCTCTTGCTAAGGTTGAAATATCAATCGTTGCGTTATCCGAAATCTGCTGCTGCAACACAACCTGGCCGAACAGATTTAAAAGGGTGACAGTTGCATTGTGGATTTTTGGTGCTTCAATATGCAGTTGATCGGTGGCGGGGTTGGGATAGATATAAAAACCAGAACACTTTACAAAACCATTAATATTTGTTACAGTAGTATACTGTGCAATATTGTTAAGTCTTATCCCATTAGTTCCATAAGTAAAGCTTCCACCGGCTATTAAATCTACTTTATTGCTTCCTAAAACTTTTACAAAACCACTCGATGTAAGATCTAAGTCAAACCATTGATTACCATCCCACCGTGCTGTCCTTTTTCCTATGCTTTCGAATGCGCCGCCAACATATAAGGAGCTGTCTTTTAAGGTAAAGCATAAAATGTATCCCATGATAGGTTTATCACCAACAGAACTCCACTCATTTCCATTCCACTTCGCAATATCCTCATTATAAAAAGCTCCGGCTGAATCAAATGATCCTCCAACATACAATTCGCCTTGGAACACTGCCAGTGCATTAACGTCTGCCTGAGAACGAGAATCAGTGATCCCACTATCGAGAGAACTCCATTGTTTTCCATTCCATGTTGCAATATTATTAACTGGTCTATCACCTGCTATATTAAATCTGCCCCCCACTACTAAGTTGCCGTTATAAACGCACATGGTGTTAACGTAACCGCTTGTAATACCACCGCCTAATGATATCCATGTTTTTCCATCCCATCTAGCAATATTGTTGAGAATATGATCCTCATAATCTGCAGAAAAATCGCCACAGGCGTAAAGATCATTATTGTAAATTAATAGTGTGCCAATCGACCCTTTCAAAGAAGGCAATTGATCAACTATTGTTTCCTCATAAACCTTTAGTATTCGTCCGGATAAGTCAGCAACTAAAATTGTATCGTGGTAATTTAGGAAAGAACTATAATCACCATAATAATTAATATCTAAACTTATCCAGTTAAGTCCATCCCAAATGGCGATACTATTTGCAGGGTTACTTCCAGCATATGAAAAATTTCCTCCTACATATAAATAATTGTGGATTGAATCAAAGGCCACTGTATTAACATACCCTCCAAATCCTCCACCATTATCAACTCCTTCACCCAACGGCAACCAGGTTTGAGCATACGTTACTTGAAAAGCAAAAAATTGAAATAAGAGGTAAAGTATCGTTGTCTTCATCTATAAATTTATTGAAGTCATTCTGAAGACCTTACTTTAGATCAAAAGTTTAACGGTAAAAATTAGAGTAAAGCCATTAGCTTATTCCTTCACCACTTTCCCTTTCTGCAAAACATTTCCTCTTTCATCCATAATATTTACCAGGTACATTCCTCTTGACACGGTTGAAATATCAATCAATGCATTATCAGAAAACTGCTGTTCAGCACAACCTGACCCAAGAGGTTTATAATGGTAACGGTGGCATTGCGGATACCTGGGGTTTCAATATGCAGTTGATCGGTGGCGGGGTTGGGATAGACTGAAATTTGTTCATTATTTCTAAAATCTGTAGCTCCTGTGAAATTTGTAAGCATTGCTATCTTATTAGCTGATGTAGTTCCAGCTTTATAAAAACTGCCACCGACAACTAACTGATCATTAAAAAGAGCGAGACATACTATTAAAGATTGCATTCCAAAACCGAGGTCTACCCAATCATTTCCATTATAGAAAGCGACCCGATTCGCATCACACACGTCATATCCCCCAAATGAACCTGCTGCATATATTCCTCCCTTGTAGGGAATGATATCTTCTACAATCCCACACAAGCCTGGCATAGGCTGCCATTCAAGACCATTCCATTCAGCTATGTTGTAAGCTGGTTTATTGCCGACTGTATCGAAATTGCCGCCTGCGATTAATTTATCACCATAAACGGTTAAAGCATTCACATTGCCTAAAT
Protein-coding sequences here:
- a CDS encoding T9SS type A sorting domain-containing protein, whose amino-acid sequence is MKTTILYLLFQFFAFQVTYAQTWLPLGEGVDNGGGFGGYVNTVAFDSIHNYLYVGGNFSYAGSNPANSIAIWDGLNWISLDINYYGDYSSFLNYHDTILVADLSGRILKVYEETIVDQLPSLKGSIGTLLIYNNDLYACGDFSADYEDHILNNIARWDGKTWISLGGGITSGYVNTMCVYNGNLVVGGRFNIAGDRPVNNIATWNGKQWSSLDSGITDSRSQADVNALAVFQGELYVGGSFDSAGAFYNEDIAKWNGNEWSSVGDKPIMGYILCFTLKDSSLYVGGAFESIGKRTARWDGNQWFDLDLTSSGFVKVLGSNKVDLIAGGSFTYGTNGIRLNNIAQYTTVTNINGFVKCSGFYIYPNPATDQLHIEAPKIHNATVTLLNLFGQVVLQQQISDNATIDISTLARGMYLVNILDESGDVVQKGKVVKE